Proteins encoded within one genomic window of Halorussus salilacus:
- a CDS encoding TIGR04282 family arsenosugar biosynthesis glycosyltransferase has protein sequence MTVLAVFADPPRPGLALPELPESSPVSEREAADLYAAALKDTLAAVERSGGELLINYRPDDLIAPEHEGDRSAEAEVRALAADALDDPDDARFEVQVGSTFSARAGNTVTHLLEREGVRSAAVVPGTAPTLTRKEVDSAAMKLRRNEVVVGPSERGGAYFAGFTTAELDFEDAYAAPAVETLTTRAVDAGHEVEFLPSMAEVRTGADLLSLVPVLNARARAGRIVPEHTASLLREWGLRVVEGEDGPELVRE, from the coding sequence ATGACAGTTCTCGCGGTCTTCGCCGACCCGCCCCGTCCCGGACTCGCACTCCCGGAGCTACCCGAGTCGTCGCCGGTCTCCGAGCGGGAGGCGGCCGACCTCTACGCCGCCGCGCTGAAGGACACCCTCGCCGCGGTCGAGCGCAGCGGGGGCGAACTCCTGATCAACTACCGGCCCGACGACCTCATCGCGCCCGAGCACGAGGGCGACCGGAGCGCGGAGGCCGAGGTCCGGGCGCTCGCGGCCGACGCGCTCGACGACCCCGACGACGCCCGGTTCGAGGTGCAGGTCGGCTCGACCTTCTCAGCGCGCGCGGGCAACACCGTAACCCACCTGCTCGAACGCGAGGGGGTCCGGTCGGCGGCGGTCGTCCCGGGCACCGCGCCGACCCTGACGCGAAAGGAGGTAGACAGCGCCGCGATGAAGCTCCGGCGCAACGAGGTCGTCGTCGGCCCGAGCGAGCGCGGCGGGGCGTACTTCGCGGGGTTCACCACCGCGGAACTCGACTTCGAGGACGCCTACGCCGCCCCGGCGGTCGAGACGCTGACGACTCGCGCCGTCGACGCGGGCCACGAGGTCGAGTTCCTCCCGTCGATGGCCGAGGTCCGGACCGGCGCGGACCTGCTGTCGCTGGTCCCGGTCCTGAACGCCCGGGCCAGAGCGGGCCGAATCGTGCCCGAGCACACCGCGAGCCTGCTCCGCGAGTGGGGGCTTCGCGTGGTCGAGGGGGAAGACGGCCCGGAACTGGTCCGGGAGTAG
- a CDS encoding uracil-DNA glycosylase — protein sequence MDANQRTRANPFGMDADCRNCPALCETRQRVVHGYGDVGADFLFVGEAPTEGADQTGVPFTGDERGEQFQDVLGRLGLNESLPSDDRPELENAFVTYLARCRHPERSPTDGEVATCEPYLNAEIRMINPEILVPVGERALREIAAEYTTASAEEFEIDEVHATTIRGRGFELVPMADPETMSDERREAFLDHFLGLMDRDYRQTKGRRGR from the coding sequence ATGGACGCCAACCAGCGGACCCGCGCGAACCCCTTCGGCATGGACGCCGACTGCCGGAACTGCCCGGCGCTGTGCGAGACCCGCCAGCGCGTCGTCCACGGTTACGGCGACGTGGGCGCGGACTTCCTGTTCGTCGGCGAGGCCCCGACCGAGGGGGCCGACCAGACGGGCGTACCGTTCACGGGTGACGAGCGCGGCGAGCAGTTTCAGGACGTGCTGGGTCGGCTCGGGCTCAACGAGTCGCTACCGAGCGACGACCGACCCGAACTGGAAAACGCCTTCGTGACCTACCTCGCGCGGTGTCGCCATCCCGAGCGGTCGCCCACCGACGGGGAGGTCGCCACCTGCGAACCCTACCTCAACGCCGAGATACGGATGATAAACCCCGAGATTCTGGTTCCGGTGGGCGAGCGCGCGCTCCGCGAGATAGCGGCCGAGTACACCACCGCATCCGCCGAGGAGTTCGAGATTGACGAGGTCCACGCGACCACGATTCGGGGCCGGGGGTTCGAACTCGTGCCGATGGCCGACCCCGAGACGATGTCCGACGAGCGCAGGGAGGCGTTCCTCGACCACTTCCTCGGGCTGATGGACCGAGACTACCGCCAGACGAAGGGTCGGCGGGGGCGATAG
- a CDS encoding protein-tyrosine phosphatase family protein encodes MNADETPGDADSPEVFVRPFGHVADRPVVRRIGDRDLHLGNGPAADPGAHDRRFEYVLSVSRGERGLTTHHRPLVDGDDADWTAFESAVDAARRLVRRDGSVLIHCRAGISRSAAVVAATLAAEESLAFRDALGVVHAARPHAMPHPRLHELAVTYLAARG; translated from the coding sequence GTGAACGCCGACGAGACGCCCGGAGACGCCGACTCGCCCGAGGTGTTCGTCCGGCCGTTCGGCCACGTCGCCGACCGGCCGGTCGTCCGGCGAATCGGCGACCGCGACCTCCACCTCGGGAACGGACCGGCGGCCGACCCCGGGGCCCACGACCGGCGCTTCGAGTACGTCCTGTCGGTGAGCCGCGGCGAGCGGGGGCTGACGACCCACCACCGGCCGCTGGTGGACGGCGACGACGCCGACTGGACCGCGTTCGAGTCGGCGGTCGACGCCGCCCGCCGACTCGTGCGACGGGACGGGTCGGTGCTGATACACTGTCGGGCCGGAATCTCGCGGAGCGCCGCGGTCGTCGCGGCGACGCTCGCCGCCGAGGAGTCGCTTGCGTTCCGCGACGCGCTCGGCGTCGTCCACGCGGCCCGGCCCCACGCGATGCCACATCCCCGGCTCCACGAACTGGCGGTGACCTATCTGGCCGCTCGCGGGTAG
- a CDS encoding IS6 family transposase encodes MPEFSRLNECSDWIELEFVEREATPEPLMKLSIHLHAAGLSLSDTVSILEKFGVKRCRSTIHNWVQKADLQPTDGKSPNHVAVDETVIQLNNQRYWLYAAVDPETNEFLHVKLYPTRTIVVTKQFLTELQEKHRVGDAVFLVDGAPWLQAALFEKNLRFQYVRHGNRNSVERVFKELKRRTKQFANHFRHATHRSAENWLQTFAFAWNQLI; translated from the coding sequence ATGCCAGAATTCAGCCGCCTCAACGAATGTAGCGACTGGATCGAGTTAGAGTTTGTGGAGCGAGAAGCGACACCGGAGCCGCTGATGAAGCTCAGTATCCACCTGCATGCGGCCGGATTATCACTCTCGGATACTGTTTCTATCTTAGAGAAGTTCGGTGTCAAACGGTGTCGCTCCACTATCCACAATTGGGTGCAGAAAGCCGATCTACAGCCGACTGACGGCAAAAGCCCGAATCACGTTGCGGTCGATGAAACGGTGATTCAACTCAACAATCAACGCTACTGGCTGTACGCCGCCGTCGATCCCGAAACTAACGAATTCCTCCACGTCAAGCTCTATCCGACACGAACTATCGTTGTGACGAAGCAGTTTCTCACCGAATTGCAAGAGAAACACCGCGTCGGTGACGCGGTGTTTCTCGTCGATGGCGCACCGTGGTTACAGGCCGCACTCTTCGAGAAAAACCTCCGATTTCAGTATGTTCGCCACGGAAATCGGAACAGCGTCGAACGTGTTTTCAAAGAACTAAAACGCCGAACCAAACAATTCGCCAATCATTTCCGCCACGCGACCCACCGCTCCGCCGAAAATTGGTTGCAAACCTTCGCCTTCGCATGGAATCAGCTAATCTGA
- a CDS encoding DUF7504 family protein, with protein MPNTKLVRTRVGGDPHVLVVRSSTDDPTPLDLAVAADPDAVLAVTFGDSDRLFGAWRERADRQPRDVGVVEVGSTMRSAGAVAAPAAGPVVSGVPDPSDLAAVRDAMASYLDAWPARGRTVAYVDSVTALLARAGVDAATEFLSAAFRLLGERDAAGYFPLTPSACDRAAVRAVGALFDTVVECVDPDDEVNDESGIVQIS; from the coding sequence GTGCCGAACACGAAACTGGTCCGGACGCGCGTCGGCGGCGACCCGCACGTCCTCGTCGTTCGGTCGTCGACCGACGACCCGACGCCGCTCGACCTCGCGGTAGCCGCCGACCCCGACGCCGTGCTCGCGGTCACGTTCGGCGACTCGGACCGGCTCTTCGGGGCGTGGCGCGAGCGGGCCGACCGACAGCCGCGCGACGTGGGCGTCGTGGAAGTGGGTAGCACGATGCGCTCCGCGGGCGCGGTCGCCGCGCCCGCGGCCGGACCGGTCGTCTCGGGCGTCCCCGACCCGAGCGACCTCGCGGCGGTACGCGACGCGATGGCGAGCTACCTCGACGCGTGGCCCGCCCGCGGTCGGACGGTGGCGTACGTCGACTCGGTGACCGCGCTGCTCGCCCGGGCGGGCGTCGACGCCGCGACGGAGTTCCTCTCCGCGGCGTTCCGACTGCTCGGCGAGCGCGACGCGGCGGGCTACTTCCCCCTGACTCCCTCGGCCTGCGACCGCGCGGCGGTTCGAGCGGTCGGGGCGCTGTTCGACACCGTTGTCGAGTGCGTCGACCCCGACGACGAGGTGAACGACGAATCGGGCATTGTTCAGATTAGCTGA
- a CDS encoding HalOD1 output domain-containing protein produces MSKSYGGNGADEGAELTEACERSGVYRARHDPDGPLALSETIIEVVAEIAGIDPTRTVVPLGERIDPDALDSLFTDAEGQASVSFEVCDLAVVVWSDGRIRISNRSVADS; encoded by the coding sequence ATGTCAAAGAGCTACGGGGGCAACGGAGCCGACGAGGGGGCGGAACTGACCGAAGCGTGCGAACGGTCGGGGGTCTATCGCGCACGCCACGACCCCGACGGCCCGCTGGCGCTCAGCGAGACGATCATCGAGGTCGTGGCCGAAATCGCGGGCATCGACCCGACCCGGACCGTCGTTCCGCTGGGCGAGCGAATCGACCCGGACGCGCTCGACAGTCTGTTCACCGACGCCGAGGGTCAAGCGAGCGTGAGCTTCGAGGTGTGCGACCTCGCGGTCGTGGTCTGGAGCGACGGTCGCATCAGAATCAGTAACCGCTCGGTAGCCGACTCGTAG
- a CDS encoding plastocyanin/azurin family copper-binding protein, which produces MATAAVGAAASLNVAVLAQDDGEEYILLGGNTPGWIPYRLPGDESADDAEDNPTLALEAGTTYTLAWVNVDGQPHNVAIRDSEGENLQVLQVLDDFGSDQFEELNQTEGNETEMNETEMGDNETDGNETATTVPEEELVDATENVTEEGAVQAVRFTASEEMATYICEVHPTTMEGDVEIEGGDGNGEENNSSA; this is translated from the coding sequence ATGGCGACGGCCGCAGTCGGTGCCGCGGCGAGTTTGAACGTCGCGGTACTCGCACAGGACGACGGCGAAGAGTACATCCTGCTCGGCGGCAACACGCCGGGGTGGATACCGTACCGTCTGCCCGGCGACGAGTCGGCCGACGACGCCGAGGACAACCCGACGCTCGCGCTCGAAGCCGGAACGACCTACACGCTGGCGTGGGTGAACGTCGACGGACAGCCCCACAACGTCGCGATACGGGACTCCGAGGGCGAGAACCTGCAGGTCCTGCAGGTTCTCGACGACTTCGGCTCCGACCAGTTCGAGGAACTGAACCAGACCGAGGGTAACGAGACGGAGATGAACGAGACGGAGATGGGGGACAACGAGACCGACGGCAACGAGACGGCGACCACGGTCCCCGAGGAGGAGCTGGTGGACGCCACCGAGAACGTCACCGAGGAGGGCGCGGTCCAGGCCGTCCGGTTCACCGCCAGCGAGGAGATGGCGACCTACATCTGCGAGGTCCACCCCACCACGATGGAGGGCGACGTCGAGATAGAAGGCGGCGACGGGAACGGCGAGGAAAACAACAGTTCTGCGTAG
- the aroC gene encoding chorismate synthase, whose translation MNGNRFGRLFQVTTFGESHGDAMGVTVSGCPAGLELSEEDVQADLDRRKPGQSMITTSRGEPDAVSIKSGLQDGYTTGTPIGMVIENKDARSEKYEPFITAPRPSHGDFTYSAKFGTRNWGGGGRSSARETVNWVAAGAVAKKLLAREGIELKAHVDQIGDIEAPEVSFEEMLEHSEENEVRCAHPETAEEMRERIDEYQQAGDSIGGSIYFEARGVPRGLGAPRFDSVSARLGQAMMAVPATTAFEFGLGREAREYTGSERNDEWEFGEDGDPQPVENDHGGLQGGITTGEPLYGEVTLHAPTSIPKPQTTVDWEAGEEREEQVIGRHDPVLPPRGVPVVEAMLALTLADFMLLGGRINPDRVDDRPGEYDTDYHPSSPKNE comes from the coding sequence ATGAACGGAAATCGCTTCGGTCGCCTCTTCCAGGTGACCACGTTCGGCGAGAGCCACGGCGACGCCATGGGCGTCACCGTCTCGGGCTGTCCCGCGGGGCTCGAACTCTCCGAGGAGGACGTGCAGGCCGACCTCGACCGGCGCAAGCCCGGCCAGTCGATGATAACCACGAGTCGGGGCGAACCCGACGCTGTCTCCATCAAGTCGGGCCTGCAGGACGGTTACACCACCGGGACGCCCATCGGGATGGTCATCGAGAACAAGGACGCCCGCTCGGAGAAGTACGAGCCGTTCATCACAGCGCCCCGGCCCAGCCACGGCGACTTCACCTACTCGGCGAAGTTCGGCACGCGCAACTGGGGCGGCGGCGGACGCTCGTCGGCCCGCGAGACCGTCAACTGGGTCGCGGCCGGGGCCGTCGCGAAGAAGCTCCTCGCGCGCGAGGGAATCGAACTGAAGGCCCACGTCGACCAAATCGGCGACATCGAGGCCCCCGAGGTCTCCTTCGAGGAGATGCTCGAACACAGCGAGGAGAACGAGGTGCGGTGTGCTCACCCCGAGACCGCCGAGGAGATGCGCGAGCGCATCGACGAGTACCAGCAGGCGGGCGACTCCATCGGCGGGTCCATCTACTTCGAGGCCCGCGGGGTCCCGCGCGGACTCGGTGCGCCCCGGTTCGACTCGGTCTCGGCGCGACTCGGGCAGGCGATGATGGCGGTTCCGGCGACGACCGCCTTCGAGTTCGGCCTCGGCAGGGAGGCACGCGAGTACACCGGGAGCGAACGCAACGACGAGTGGGAGTTCGGCGAGGACGGGGACCCCCAACCCGTCGAGAACGACCACGGCGGCCTGCAGGGCGGCATCACCACGGGCGAACCCCTCTACGGCGAGGTCACGCTCCACGCGCCCACCTCGATTCCCAAGCCCCAGACCACGGTCGACTGGGAGGCGGGCGAGGAACGCGAGGAGCAGGTCATCGGCAGACACGACCCCGTTCTCCCGCCCCGCGGCGTCCCGGTCGTCGAGGCGATGCTGGCGCTGACGCTCGCCGACTTCATGCTCCTCGGCGGCCGCATCAACCCCGACCGTGTCGACGACCGGCCGGGCGAGTACGACACCGACTACCATCCGAGCAGTCCGAAAAACGAGTAG
- a CDS encoding alkaline phosphatase family protein, with product MLRTDLAESLRAEFGEDGSLLPDYGGYCFANVPHTVASVLGADTGRTLPDDTLAGVDTAVENVLVVLVDGFGFEQWRRVRDAHPFLSRLSETARVTPLTATYPSETAAAIHTFHTGSLPAEHGVIGWNVYEPSADQEFEALPFLTKDGEEPEGLAPEEVSAAPSLYPELEDAGVSAHHVVPFETTTEGAARYTYESLADFPERVGDALGAAHREDDRSYCYAYLHDVDQAGHESGTRSESYRETVGEVFDAVSAALSGLDAAVAEETLLVVTADHGHVNTDPERNVDLDGFEEVVAALARRDDGTPVRFSGSPRNVHLHLQEGREAETAAFLRENLDAKVFTREEVLDCELFGDAPPSETFRRRLGDVVVTHRNLGVWWGDEEPDELAYVGMHGGLHPEEMLVPFAAAKMDELVGPSDS from the coding sequence ATGCTTCGAACCGACCTCGCGGAGTCGCTCCGAGCCGAGTTCGGCGAGGACGGCTCCCTCCTCCCCGATTACGGGGGGTACTGCTTCGCCAACGTCCCCCACACCGTCGCGTCGGTGCTGGGGGCCGACACCGGCCGGACGCTCCCCGACGACACGCTCGCGGGGGTCGACACTGCGGTGGAGAACGTCCTCGTCGTGCTGGTCGACGGCTTCGGATTCGAGCAGTGGCGACGCGTTCGCGACGCCCACCCGTTTCTGAGTCGCCTCTCCGAGACGGCGCGGGTGACCCCGCTGACCGCCACCTACCCCAGCGAGACCGCCGCGGCGATACACACCTTCCACACGGGCAGTCTCCCGGCCGAACACGGCGTCATCGGGTGGAACGTCTACGAACCGAGCGCCGACCAAGAGTTCGAGGCCTTGCCCTTCCTGACGAAGGACGGCGAGGAGCCGGAGGGCCTCGCCCCCGAGGAGGTCTCGGCCGCTCCGTCGCTCTACCCGGAACTCGAAGACGCCGGGGTGTCGGCCCACCACGTCGTCCCCTTCGAGACGACCACCGAGGGCGCGGCGAGGTACACCTACGAGTCGCTGGCCGACTTCCCCGAGCGCGTCGGCGACGCGCTCGGGGCGGCCCACCGTGAGGACGACCGGTCGTACTGTTACGCCTACCTCCACGACGTGGACCAAGCGGGCCACGAGTCGGGCACCCGCTCGGAGTCGTACCGCGAGACGGTCGGCGAGGTATTCGACGCGGTCTCGGCGGCGCTCTCGGGACTCGACGCCGCGGTCGCCGAGGAGACCCTGCTCGTCGTGACCGCCGACCACGGCCATGTGAACACCGACCCGGAGCGCAACGTGGACCTCGACGGGTTCGAGGAGGTCGTCGCGGCGCTGGCGCGCCGCGACGACGGCACCCCGGTCCGGTTCTCGGGGAGCCCGCGCAACGTCCACCTGCATCTGCAGGAGGGACGCGAGGCCGAAACCGCGGCGTTCCTCCGCGAGAATCTGGACGCGAAGGTGTTCACGCGCGAGGAGGTCCTCGACTGCGAACTGTTCGGGGACGCGCCGCCCTCCGAGACCTTCCGGCGGCGACTCGGCGACGTGGTGGTCACCCATCGTAATCTCGGCGTCTGGTGGGGCGACGAGGAGCCCGACGAGTTGGCCTACGTCGGAATGCACGGCGGACTCCACCCCGAGGAGATGCTGGTCCCGTTCGCGGCCGCGAAGATGGACGAACTGGTCGGCCCGTCCGATTCGTAG
- the aroA gene encoding 3-phosphoshikimate 1-carboxyvinyltransferase — MDVEIEPSTLSGVARAPSSKSYTHRAILAAGYSGGALVHDPLVSADTKATMRAVEAFGGSVTRESDHLDVDGFDGRPEVPADVIDCANSGTTMRLVTGAAALADGATVLTGDGSLRSRPHGPLLDAVEALGGRARSTRGNGQAPLVIEGAISGGTVSMPGDVSSQFVSALLMAGALTDEGVEVDLETELKSAPYVDITLELLDAFGVEAEKEGIGEGDGGKGDGGEGDGGGTYRVEGGQSYEPADGEYHVPGDFSSISYLLAAGAVAADEGEEVLVEGAYPSAQGDSAIVGVLERMGAEVDWNRDDGVVAVERSALSGVEVDVGDTPDLLPTIAALGAVADGETRIVNCEHVRYKETDRVSAMAEELRHLGAETDEDEDVLTVRGGDSELAGGVVDGRGDHRIVMALSVAALACSGPTVVSDGEHVDVSFPNFFDVLYDLGATVER; from the coding sequence ATGGACGTAGAGATAGAGCCCTCGACGCTCTCGGGGGTCGCGCGAGCGCCCTCCTCGAAGAGCTACACCCACCGGGCCATCCTCGCCGCTGGGTACTCCGGCGGCGCGCTGGTCCACGACCCGCTCGTGAGCGCCGACACCAAGGCGACGATGCGGGCGGTCGAAGCCTTCGGCGGGAGCGTGACCCGGGAATCGGACCACCTCGACGTGGACGGCTTCGACGGCCGCCCCGAGGTCCCGGCCGACGTCATCGACTGCGCGAACAGCGGGACGACGATGCGCCTCGTGACCGGGGCGGCCGCGCTCGCCGACGGCGCGACCGTGCTGACCGGCGACGGCTCCCTGCGCTCGCGGCCCCACGGCCCCCTGCTCGACGCCGTGGAGGCCCTCGGCGGGCGCGCCCGGAGCACCCGCGGGAACGGACAGGCCCCCCTCGTAATCGAGGGGGCGATATCTGGCGGGACGGTGTCGATGCCCGGCGACGTCTCCTCGCAGTTCGTCTCCGCGCTCCTGATGGCCGGGGCGCTGACCGACGAGGGGGTCGAGGTCGACCTCGAAACCGAACTCAAGTCGGCACCCTACGTCGACATCACGCTCGAACTCCTCGACGCGTTCGGAGTCGAGGCGGAAAAGGAGGGAATCGGCGAGGGAGACGGCGGCAAGGGAGACGGCGGCGAGGGCGACGGCGGGGGGACCTACCGCGTCGAGGGCGGCCAGTCCTACGAACCCGCGGACGGCGAGTACCACGTCCCCGGCGACTTCTCCTCCATCTCGTACCTGCTCGCGGCGGGGGCCGTGGCGGCCGACGAGGGCGAGGAGGTGCTGGTCGAGGGCGCGTACCCCAGCGCACAGGGCGACAGCGCGATAGTCGGCGTCCTCGAACGGATGGGTGCCGAGGTGGACTGGAACCGCGACGACGGCGTGGTCGCGGTCGAGCGCTCTGCCCTCTCGGGCGTCGAGGTCGACGTGGGCGACACCCCCGACCTCCTGCCCACCATCGCGGCGCTCGGCGCTGTCGCCGACGGCGAGACCCGCATCGTCAACTGCGAGCACGTCCGGTACAAGGAGACCGACCGGGTGAGCGCGATGGCCGAGGAGCTGCGACATCTGGGCGCGGAGACCGACGAGGACGAAGACGTACTGACGGTCCGGGGCGGCGACTCCGAACTGGCGGGCGGCGTCGTGGACGGCCGGGGGGACCACCGCATCGTGATGGCGCTGTCGGTGGCGGCGCTGGCCTGCTCCGGGCCGACGGTGGTCTCGGACGGCGAGCACGTCGACGTGTCGTTCCCGAACTTCTTCGACGTGCTGTACGACCTCGGGGCGACGGTCGAGCGGTAG
- a CDS encoding universal stress protein, producing the protein MKYLVAVDGSESSMDALRHAVELAAATGAEVEAATVVVPEQFFAGGDGPPTSLAEADEALVAADIEDAETEAQAVLEEAEAVGDRAGVEVEAGMLYGEPVDELVEYAEGRSPSSSRTQSDDAEREGVDAIFVGHRGLSEEHEGRVGSTAKDIVGRATVPVTVVR; encoded by the coding sequence ATGAAGTACCTCGTCGCGGTGGACGGCTCAGAATCCAGCATGGACGCCCTTCGGCACGCGGTCGAACTCGCCGCCGCGACCGGGGCCGAGGTGGAGGCGGCGACCGTGGTCGTCCCCGAGCAGTTCTTCGCGGGGGGCGACGGCCCGCCGACGAGCCTCGCCGAGGCCGACGAGGCGCTCGTCGCCGCGGACATCGAGGACGCCGAGACCGAAGCGCAGGCGGTGCTGGAGGAGGCCGAGGCGGTCGGCGACCGGGCGGGCGTCGAGGTCGAGGCGGGGATGCTCTACGGCGAACCGGTCGACGAACTGGTCGAGTACGCCGAAGGGCGAAGCCCTTCGAGCAGTCGGACGCAGTCCGACGACGCCGAGCGCGAGGGCGTCGACGCCATCTTCGTCGGCCATCGGGGCCTCTCCGAGGAGCACGAGGGGCGGGTCGGGAGCACCGCCAAGGACATCGTGGGGCGCGCCACGGTTCCGGTGACCGTGGTCCGGTGA
- a CDS encoding glycerol ABC transporter substrate-binding protein, which translates to MSDRNDERRGLRILQALVGLLILLYSVVIASRPLLGIAVVLLLFGAYLAWQFLELAGRFVVAVERIADALENESELTDGREKGPDSDRERAQE; encoded by the coding sequence ATGTCCGACCGAAACGACGAGCGGAGGGGTCTGCGAATCTTGCAGGCCCTCGTCGGTCTCCTGATTCTGCTGTACAGCGTCGTCATCGCGTCCCGCCCCCTCCTCGGCATCGCGGTCGTCCTCCTGCTGTTCGGGGCCTACCTCGCGTGGCAGTTCCTCGAACTCGCGGGCCGGTTCGTGGTCGCGGTCGAGCGCATCGCCGACGCGTTGGAGAACGAGAGCGAACTGACGGACGGCCGCGAGAAGGGGCCGGACTCCGACCGCGAGCGCGCTCAGGAGTAA
- a CDS encoding sodium:calcium antiporter, translating into MNGLLVAVALAVVSTAVIWKGSQRLEASAERLSKHYGLPVAVHGAIVVAVGSSFPELSSIVISTLLHGEFSLGVGAIVGSAIFNLLVIPALSALATEKLEVTRDIVHKDAQFYIISVLVLFIVFALGATYVPGGTNREAILTPPLAVLPLGTYAIYVFLHQQDASDYEATASVDVNPLRQWALLVGSLALIAVGVEGIVRAALDFGRFFDTPSFLWGLTVIAAATSLPDAFVSVNAARNDEDVTSLTNVLGSNTFNLLVAIPVGVLLAGRATIDFLAAIPTMGFLAFATLVFVVFTRTGLELTDREAYGFLALYAFFLLWMTLESLGAIETVKGI; encoded by the coding sequence ATGAACGGCCTCCTCGTCGCCGTCGCGCTCGCGGTCGTCTCGACCGCGGTCATCTGGAAGGGGAGCCAACGCCTCGAAGCCTCGGCCGAGCGCCTCAGCAAGCACTACGGCCTTCCGGTCGCGGTCCACGGCGCAATCGTGGTCGCGGTCGGGTCGAGCTTTCCGGAACTCAGCTCCATCGTCATCAGCACCCTGCTCCACGGTGAGTTCTCGCTGGGCGTGGGCGCAATCGTCGGCAGCGCCATCTTCAATCTGCTGGTCATCCCGGCGCTGTCGGCGCTCGCCACCGAGAAGCTCGAAGTGACCCGCGACATCGTCCACAAGGACGCGCAGTTCTACATCATCAGCGTGCTCGTCCTGTTCATCGTGTTCGCGCTCGGCGCGACCTACGTCCCGGGCGGGACCAACAGGGAGGCCATCCTCACGCCCCCGCTCGCGGTGCTCCCGCTGGGGACTTACGCCATCTACGTCTTCCTCCACCAGCAGGACGCCAGCGACTACGAGGCCACCGCGTCGGTCGACGTGAACCCGCTCCGCCAGTGGGCCCTGCTCGTCGGGTCGCTCGCGCTCATCGCGGTCGGGGTCGAGGGCATCGTTCGCGCGGCGCTCGACTTCGGGCGGTTCTTCGACACCCCGAGCTTCCTGTGGGGGCTGACCGTCATCGCGGCCGCGACGAGCCTCCCCGACGCGTTCGTCAGCGTCAACGCCGCCCGGAACGACGAGGACGTCACCAGCCTCACGAACGTCCTCGGGAGCAACACGTTCAACCTCCTCGTCGCCATCCCGGTCGGCGTCCTGCTCGCGGGCCGGGCGACCATCGATTTCCTGGCGGCCATCCCGACGATGGGGTTTCTGGCGTTCGCGACCCTCGTGTTCGTCGTGTTCACCCGGACCGGCCTCGAACTCACCGACCGCGAGGCCTACGGCTTTCTGGCGCTGTACGCCTTTTTCCTGCTCTGGATGACCCTCGAATCGCTCGGCGCTATCGAGACGGTCAAGGGAATCTGA